A section of the Hevea brasiliensis isolate MT/VB/25A 57/8 chromosome 17, ASM3005281v1, whole genome shotgun sequence genome encodes:
- the LOC110648311 gene encoding LOW QUALITY PROTEIN: putative glycerol-3-phosphate transporter 5 (The sequence of the model RefSeq protein was modified relative to this genomic sequence to represent the inferred CDS: inserted 3 bases in 2 codons), which translates to MQSKTLSLAPAFTLFPSLKPRHRALLFHQIIVLVIAFLAYASFLASKKPASIVKSRLNPXVQLNSSVIQYTLISAEQNSSSTDTGWAPFNGSEGTIWLVELDLAFLLSYSIGMYFAGHVGDRIDLRLFLVSGMVSSGVLTIIFGLAIGLXYTFIFVGVEILCGLFQSMGWPCVVAAVGNWFGKAERGLTMGLWNSHSSLGNIIGSVVASGILDFGWGWYFVVPGFLVILVGVLLFLFLVASLKDIGFELPGKEIAMSVEVDNEENSEKVGSEEAGLIGTENLDSLAAIGFLDTWKLPGVAPFAFFFGFI; encoded by the exons ATGCAGTCCAAAACTCTGAGCCTAGCTCCAGCATTTACCCTCTTCCCTTCCCTTAAGCCCCGACACAGAGCCCTCCTTTTCCACCAAATCATTGTACTAGTCATCGCCTTTCTTGCTTATGCCTCCTTCCTTGCCTCGAAAAAGCCGGCAAGCATTGTCAAGAGCAGATTGAACC GAGTTCAACTCAATTCTTCTGTGATTCAATACACTTTGATTTCAGCAGAACAAAATTCAAGCTCCACGGATACTGGCTGGGCTCCATTTAATGGTTCTGAGGGGACCATTTGGCTTGTAGAGCTTGATCTTGCATTCTTATTGTCATATTCGATAGGAATGTATTTTGCTGGGCATGTTGGTGATAGGATTGATTTGAGGTTGTTTCTTGTTTCTGGGATGGTGAGTAGTGGTGTTCTCACTATTATATTTGGTTTAGCTATTGGTTT ATATACATTTATTTTTGTGGGTGTTGAGATTTTGTGTGGTTTGTTTCAGTCTATGGGATGGCCTTGCGTGGTGGCAGCAGTTGGGAACTGGTTTGGGAAAGCAGAAAGAGGATTAACAATGGGGTTATGGAATTCACATTCTTCTTTAGGAAACATTATTGGTTCAGTTGTGGCTTCTGGTATTTTGGATTTTGGATGGGGTTGGTATTTTGTGGTGCCTGGGTTTTTGGTGATTTTAGTTGGGGTTTTGTTATTTTTGTTTCTTGTTGCTAGTCTTAAAGATATTGGATTTGAGCTTCCAGGGAAGGAGATTGCAATGAGCGTAGAAGTGGATAATGAGGAGAATTCAGAGAAAGTGGGATCTGAGGAAGCAGGACTTATTGGGACTGAAAATTTAGATTCTTTGGCTGCTATTGGATTCTTGGATACTTGGAAATTACCTGGTGTTGCTCCATTTGCTTTCTTTTTTGGATTTATTTGA
- the LOC110648310 gene encoding probable protein phosphatase 2C 27, which produces MSISFDGQLFRIHGCLVLKPMMISRLESICEDRVPVEMEQNLLTNFRPVLRSGEWSDIGGRSYVEDTHICISDLAKKFGCNLLMEEPISFYGVFDGHGGERAAQFVRDHLPRVIVEDADFPLELEKVVTRSLIKTDAALAETCSLMSALSSGTTALTPVIFGRSLLVANAGDFRTVLSKRGRAIEMSKDHKPCCGKERARIESPGGHVEDGYLNGQLSVTRALGDWHIEGMKVKGEKGGLLSAEPELKLITLTKEDEFLIIGSDGIWDVFSNQNSVSFARRRLQEHNDVKLCCKEMVEAKKRGATDNLTVVVISFHLELPPLAVTVRKFPTPILDSWQGRHKLSLALWS; this is translated from the exons ATGTCTATTTCTTTTGATGGCCAGTTGTTTAGAATACATGGATGCTTGGTTTTGAAGCCAATGATGATTTCTAGA CTAGAAAGCATCTGCGAGGATCGAGTGCCTGTGGAGATGGAACAGAATCTCTTAACAAATTTCAGGCCTGTCCTTCGGTCAGGAGAATGGTCTGACATTGGTGGTCGGTCTTATGTGGAGGATACACACATTTGCATTAGTGACTTGGCAAAGAAATTTGGTTGCAATTTGCTTATGGAGGAACCTATTTCTTTCTATGGT GTATTTGATGGGCATGGGGGAGAGCGTGCAGCACAATTTGTCCGTGACCATTTGCCAAGAGTCATTGTTGAGGATGCAGATTTCCCATTGGAACTTGAGAAAGTGGTCACACGGTCATTAATTAAGACGGATGCTGCTTTAGCAGAAACTTGCTCCCTCATGTCTGCCCTCTCTTCTGGAACAACTGCACTTACTCCAGTGATATTTGGGAG GTCTTTACTTGTGGCAAATGCTGGTGATTTCCGGACAGTATTATCTAAACGTGGAAGAGCTATCGAAATGTCAAAGGACCATAAGCCTTGCTGTGGTAAGGAAAGAGCACGGATCGAGTCCCCAGGGGGACATGTTGAAGATGGCTATTTGAACGGACAGTTAAGTGTTACCCGAGCATTAGGTGATTGGCACATCGAAGGGATGAAAGTGAAGGGTGAAAAGGGTGGCCTCTTGAGCGCTGAACCAGAACTTAAATTGATTACACTAACCAAGGAAGATGAGTTTTTGATAATTGGAAGTGACGGAATATGGGATGTATTTTCCAACCAAAATTCAGTATCCTTCGCTCGGAGAAGACTTCAAGAGCACAATGATGTGAAATTATGTTGCAAAGAAATGGTAGAAGCAAAAAAACGTGGGGCAACTGATAACTTGACAGTTGTCGTGATAAGCTTTCACTTGGAGCTACCGCCTCTAGCTGTAACGGTTCGAAAGTTCCCCACTCCTATTCTTGACAGTTGGCAAGGCCGTCACAAGCTGTCTCTTGCCCTATGGAGCTAA
- the LOC110648309 gene encoding 110 kDa U5 small nuclear ribonucleoprotein component CLO: protein MDDNLYDEFGNYIGPEIESDQDSVGEEEDEELPDKPQEDEAASDDEEAIDASNGWLTTSNDVDMDNQVVLAEDKKYYPTAEEVYGEDVETLVMDEDEQPLEQPIIKPVKNIKFEVGVKDSSTYVSSQFLVGLMSNPSLVRNVALVGHLQHGKTLFMDMLVEQTHHMPTFDTNSEKHMRYTDTRIDEQERRISIKAVPMSLVLEDSNSKSYLCNIMDTPGHVNFSDEMTAALRLADGAVLIVDAAEGVMVNTERAIRHAIQERLPLVVVINKVDRLITELKLPPKDAYHKLRHTIEVINNHITAVSSTAGNVQVIDPAAGNVCFAGATAGWSFTLQSFAKLYLKLHGIPFDADKFATRLWGDMYYHSDTRAFKKKPPASGGERSFVQFVLEPLYKIYSQVIGEHKKSVEATLAELGVTLPNAAYKLNVRPLLRLACSSVFGSASGFTDMLVQHIPSAKNAAAKKVDHIYTGPKDSMIYKAMLDCDPSGPLMVNVTKLYPKSDCSSFDAFGRVYSGKIMTGQSVKVLGEGYSPDDEEDMTVKEVTKLWVYQARYRLPISMAPPGSWVLIEGVDASIMKTATLCNVNYNSEDVYIFRPLQFNTLPVVKTATEPLNPSELPKMVEGLRKISKSYPLAITKVEESGEHTILGTGELYLDSIMKDLRELYSEVEVKVADPVVSFCETVVESSSMKCFAETPNKKNKITMIAEPLEKGLAEDIENGVVSIDWNRKALGDFFKTKYDWDLLAARSIWAFGPDKQGPNILLDDTLPTEVDKGLLGAVKDSIVQGFQWGAREGPLCDEPIRNVKFKIVDARIAPEPLHRGSGQIIPTARRVAYSAFLMATPRLMEPVYYVEIQTPIDCLSAIYTVLSRRRGHVTADVPQPGTPAYIVKAFLPVIESFGFETDLRYHTQGQAFCLSVFDHWAIVPGDPLDKSIVLRPLEPAPIQHLAREFMVKTRRRKGMSEDVSINKFFDEAMVVELAQQAADIHQQMI, encoded by the exons ATGGATGATAATCTTTATGATGAGTTTGGAAACTACATTGGTCCTGAAATTGAGTCAGACCAAGATAGTGTtggagaggaagaagatgaagaactTCCAGACAAACCCCAAGAAGATGAGGCAGCATCTGATGATGAGGAGGCAATTGATGCTTCCAATGGATGGCTCACTACCAGTAATGATGTTGATATGGATAATCAGGTTGTCCTTGCTGAGGACAAGAAGTATTACCCAACTGCAGAAGAGGTTTATGGTGAGGATGTTGAAACATTGGTTATGGATGAAGATgagcagccccttgaacaaccTATAATTAAACCGGTTAAGAACATCAAGTTTGAGGTTGGGGTTAAGGACTCCTCAACCTATGTATCCAGCCAGTTTCTTGTTGGTCTGATGTCAAATCCCTCTTTGGTTCGTAATGTTGCCCTTGTGGGCCACCTACAACATGGGAAGACATTGTTCATGGATATGTTGGTTGAGCAAACACATCATATGCCTACTTTCGATACAAATAGTGAGAAGCATATGAGGTACACAGATACAAGAAttgatgagcaagaaagaaggatATCCATTAAGGCAGTTCCGATGTCACTTGTTCTTGAAGATAGCAATTCTAAATCATACCTATGTAACATCATGGACACCCCTGGTCATGTCAACTTCTCTGATGAAATGACTGCTGCTCTAAGGCTTGCTGATGGTGCTGTGTTAATTGTGGATGCTGCTGAAGGAGTGATG GTAAATACAGAGAGGGCCATACGCCATGCAATCCAGGAGCGCCTACCTCTTGTAGTTGTGATCAATAAG GTTGACAGGCTGATAACAGAACTTAAGTTGCCTCCAAAGGATGCTTACCATAAGCTTAGGCATACTATAGAAGTCATCAATAACCATATAACAGCTGTATCTTCAACTGCTGGAAATGTCCAAGTCATAGATCCAGCTGCTGGGAATGTTTGTTTTGCAGGTGCTACTGCAGGATGGTCCTTTACTTTGCAATCATTTGCTAAACTATATCTCAAACTCCATGGCATCCCATTTGATGCTGACAAATTTGCAACTCGTCTTTGGGGAGATATGTATTATCATTCAGATACGAGGGCTTTCAAGAAGAAACCCCCTGCTAGTGGAGGAGAAAGATCATTTGTCCAATTTGTGTTGGAGCCTCTCTACAAGATATATAGCCAAGTGATTGGAGAACATAAGAAGAGTGTTGAGGCTACTCTTGCTGAGCTTGGTGTCACACTTCCCAATGCAGCTTATAAATTAAATGTTAGGCCTTTGCTAAGGCTGGCGTGTAGCAGTGTTTTTGGTTCAGCTTCAGGCTTCACTGATATGCTGGTTCAGCATATACCTTCTGCTAAGAATGCTGCTGCTAAAAAGGTTGATCATATATATACAGGGCCCAAAGATTCTATGATTTACAAGGCCATGTTAGATTGTGATCCTTCTGGCCCCTTAATGGTTAATGTGACTAAACTGTATCCCAAGTCTGATTGCAGTTCCTTTGACGCTTTTGGTAGGGTTTATAGTGGTAAAATTATGACAGGACAGTCTGTAAAAGTGTTGGGAGAAGGCTACTCACCTGATGATGAGGAGGACATGACTGTAAAAGAAGTGACCAAACTATGGGTATATCAAGCTCGGTATAGATTACCCATAAGCATGGCACCTCCTGGCTCATGGGTTCTCATCGAAGGTGTGGATGCTTCAATAATGAAAACTGCAACTCTTTGTAATGTGAATTATAATAGCGAAGATGTTTACATTTTCCGGCCTCTCCAGTTCAATACTCTTCCAGTGGTGAAAACAGCTACTGAGCCTCTAAATCCAAGTGAGTTGCCAAAAATGGTGGAGGGCCTAAGGAAGATCAGTAAAAGCTATCCTCTCGCTATCACTAAAGTTGAGGAGTCTGGAGAGCACACTATTCTTGGTACTGGAGAGTTATATTTGGATTCCATTATGAAGGACCTTAGAGAACTCTACTCTGAAGTGGAAGTCAAG GTAGCAGATCCTGTTGTTTCATTTTGTGAAACTGTGGTAGAGTCTTCATCAATGAAATGTTTTGCTGAAACACCTAACAAGAAGAATAAAATAACCATG ATTGCAGAGCCATTGGAGAAAGGGCTTGCAGAAGACATTGAGAATGGTGTTGTAAGCATTGATTGGAACAGGAAAGCCCTTGGTGACTTCTTCAAGACAAAATATGACTGGGATTTGCTTGCAGCACGGTCCATATGGGCCTTTGGTCCAGATAAACAG GGACCTAACATTTTATTGGATGACACACTTCCTACTGAAGTTGACAAAGGATTGCTGGGTGCTGTCAAGGATTCCATTGTTCAAGG TTTTCAGTGGGGTGCACGAGAAGGACCACTGTGTGATGAACCAATCAGAAATGTTAAGTTCAAAATAGTTGATGCTAGGATTGCACCAGAGCCACTGCATAGAGGATCTGGTCAGATTATTCCCACTGCTCGACGTGTGGCCTATTCAGCTTTTCTGATGGCGACCCCAAGACTAATGGAACCAGTATACTATGTGGAG ATACAAACACCAATCGACTGTCTCTCTGCAATATATACAGTGTTATCTCGCAGGCGTGGACATGTTACGGCAGATGTTCCTCAGCCTGGGACTCCAGCTTATATTGTGAAG GCATTTTTACCTGTAATAGAGTCATTTGGTTTTGAGACGGACCTGAGGTACCATACCCAAGGGCAAGCGTTTTGCCTCTCAGTGTTTGATCATTGGGCTATTGTACCTGGGGACCCTCTTGACAAGAGCATAGTTCTGCGGCCACTTGAGCCTGCACCAATCCAGCACCTTGCTCGTGAATTTATGGTGAAGACAAGGCGTCGCAAG GGAATGAGCGAAGATGTGAGCATAAACAAGTTCTTTGATGAGGCTATGGTGGTGGAGCTGGCTCAGCAGGCAGCTGATATTCATCAACAAATGATATGA